The following proteins are encoded in a genomic region of Grus americana isolate bGruAme1 chromosome 5, bGruAme1.mat, whole genome shotgun sequence:
- the LOC129207504 gene encoding translation initiation factor IF-2-like gives MASRLCWVRGRHRRHFVPRRARRLCVSGGARELGAISFPGEGARWQRRSGTSRVPRRWSAGRGPLGAGRALRGLLLALRPAPRGGDGAARPEEAGAWSWAAGRQRGGTAGPRSAPGPRPGASCWTRGAAVPAAGGARGSVPCWYGSPEEGRPLEGCRGAVPLRRGRSGQGWRERAPYPSPASLPSAQLLWGRQTSSNLMGFSS, from the exons ATGGCGTCTCGGTTATGCTGGGTTCGGGGCCGCCACCGCCGCCATTTTGTGCCGCGGAGAGCGAGGCGCTTGTGCGTCAGCGGGGGAGCGAGGGAGCTGGGCGCCATTTCCTTCCCCGGGGAGGGCGCCCGGTGGCAGCGGCGCTCGGGGACATCGCGGGTCCCTCGGCGGTGGTCCGCGGGGAGGGGACCACTAGGGGCCGGACGCGCCCTGAGAGGGCTGCTCCTGGCACTGCGGCCGGCCCCCCGCGGTGGGGACGGAGCGGCACGGCCTGAGGAGGCAGGCGCCTGGAGCTGGGCCGCCGGGCGCCAGCGGGGAGGGACGGCTGGGCCGCGGTCTGCCCCCgggccccggcccggcgcgTCTTGCTGGACCCGTGGCGCCGCCGTTCCCGCGGCAGGCGGTGCGCGTGGCTCCGTCCCTTGTTGGTACGGGAGCCCGGAGGAAGGGAGGCCGCTGGAAGGGTGCCGGGGCGCGGTGCCCTTGCGGAGAGGCCGCtcggggcagggctggagggagcgaGCACCTTACCCTTCCCCAGCCTCGTTACCTTCAGCCCAGCTCTTGTGG GGCAGACAGACCTCATCAAATCTGATGGGTTTTTCCAGCTAA